In the genome of Patescibacteria group bacterium, one region contains:
- a CDS encoding RpiB/LacA/LacB family sugar-phosphate isomerase, whose translation MKIYIASDHAGFELKTHIVQYLEENGIEVVDKGPYSFNPDDDYPDWISLAAEAVSKDSQHAKAIVIGLSGQGEALVANKFKGVRSGVYYGGHEEIVKLLREHNNANVLSLGAKFISKHEAERAVDIFIENQFTGEERHVRRLQKLEVIDSKR comes from the coding sequence ATGAAAATATATATTGCATCAGATCACGCTGGTTTCGAACTTAAAACTCATATTGTTCAGTATTTAGAAGAAAACGGTATTGAAGTTGTTGATAAAGGACCATACTCGTTTAACCCTGATGACGATTACCCAGATTGGATTTCACTTGCTGCAGAAGCTGTTTCAAAAGACTCTCAACATGCAAAAGCTATTGTTATTGGTCTCTCAGGACAGGGTGAAGCTCTAGTCGCAAATAAATTTAAAGGAGTACGATCTGGTGTCTACTACGGTGGTCATGAAGAAATAGTAAAACTATTGCGTGAGCATAATAATGCTAATGTCCTTTCATTAGGAGCTAAATTCATTAGTAAGCATGAAGCAGAACGAGCAGTTGATATCTTTATTGAAAATCAGTTTACTGGTGAAGAACGACATGTGCGGCGATTACAAAAACTAGAAGTTATAGATTCTAAAAGATAG
- a CDS encoding helix-hairpin-helix domain-containing protein, whose product MISNKKEILKELKTIPGVGKSIAEDLYDLGYVSVADLKDREPIIMYERLCIKAGKHLDRCLLYTFKCAVYYASHKKHDPEKLKWWYWKDKVK is encoded by the coding sequence ATGATTTCTAACAAAAAAGAAATTCTCAAAGAACTCAAGACTATCCCTGGAGTTGGAAAAAGTATTGCTGAAGATTTATATGATCTTGGATATGTTTCTGTTGCTGATCTTAAAGATAGAGAGCCCATCATTATGTATGAACGGCTTTGTATAAAAGCAGGGAAGCATTTGGATAGATGTCTTTTGTATACATTTAAATGCGCTGTATATTATGCCTCTCACAAAAAACATGATCCTGAAAAATTGAAGTGGTGGTATTGGAAAGATAAAGTGAAATAA
- a CDS encoding MBL fold metallo-hydrolase produces MKITKYGHCCLLLEIEGTRILTDPGIFSTTQNEIKDIDVVVITHDHQDHYHVDSVKKIIANNPEVKIITTSFMAGLLDKENIKNYEIVDEGQSTIQKNIKIEAYGTKHAQMHSSIPQTSNTGYFFADTLFYPGDAFTDPKRHIDILALPVAGPWMKISEAIDYALALKPTKAFAVHDAVMTRPELASNWPNRVLPPNGIEFLVLEIGKEYDF; encoded by the coding sequence ATGAAAATAACCAAATATGGCCACTGCTGTTTATTACTTGAAATAGAAGGAACACGAATACTTACTGATCCAGGCATATTTTCAACAACACAAAATGAAATTAAAGATATAGATGTGGTTGTTATTACTCATGATCATCAAGATCACTACCATGTGGATTCTGTAAAAAAGATCATTGCCAATAATCCGGAAGTAAAAATTATTACAACAAGTTTTATGGCAGGGCTACTTGATAAAGAAAATATCAAGAATTATGAAATAGTAGATGAAGGGCAGAGCACAATCCAAAAAAATATTAAAATAGAAGCATATGGAACAAAGCATGCACAAATGCATTCTTCAATTCCTCAAACTTCAAATACAGGCTACTTTTTTGCAGATACGTTGTTTTATCCAGGAGATGCGTTTACAGATCCGAAGCGGCATATAGATATACTTGCACTTCCAGTAGCGGGACCATGGATGAAAATATCTGAAGCTATTGATTATGCTTTAGCACTTAAGCCTACAAAAGCTTTTGCTGTACATGATGCCGTAATGACTCGACCAGAACTAGCATCAAATTGGCCCAACAGAGTATTACCTCCAAATGGAATTGAATTCTTGGTACTTGAAATTGGCAAAGAATATGATTTCTAA
- a CDS encoding DUF192 domain-containing protein: MSKKRTIIFITIMAVGIALCAGLFFLTSYNNSKKLQLETLTANINLPDASFVGTALQVNDIRIPIEIADSDPERIKGLSGRESLPEDTGLLFVFEHPERHGFWMKDMKFSIDMLWLDENLQVITIADSVSPETFPQSFSPSAPAKYVLELNAGFSKEHNIIVGSQFSVIK; this comes from the coding sequence ATGAGTAAAAAAAGAACTATTATTTTCATAACTATAATGGCGGTGGGAATTGCGCTCTGTGCAGGTTTATTCTTTTTGACTTCATACAATAATAGTAAAAAACTACAACTTGAAACTTTGACTGCAAATATAAATTTGCCGGACGCCTCATTTGTAGGTACAGCTCTTCAAGTAAATGATATTAGAATTCCTATTGAAATTGCTGATTCAGATCCTGAGCGAATAAAAGGATTGTCTGGACGTGAATCTTTGCCTGAAGATACTGGATTATTATTTGTTTTTGAACATCCTGAAAGACACGGATTTTGGATGAAAGACATGAAGTTTTCTATTGATATGTTGTGGCTTGATGAAAATCTTCAAGTTATAACAATTGCTGATTCTGTAAGTCCAGAAACATTTCCTCAGTCATTTAGTCCATCTGCTCCTGCAAAATATGTGCTTGAGCTTAACGCCGGTTTTTCTAAAGAGCACAATATAATTGTAGGTAGTCAATTTAGTGTTATCAAATAG
- a CDS encoding GerMN domain-containing protein, with translation MNKKIIVILSVLAIIVFAGAVIISVNKNSNSVPVATNTGSTTPTGSSSTSTPTTGGTATTTPNVKTYNNTTHAFSFQYPATYRDTTAERSSNIPLLSLEKGETAIAIKRIVPTASQTYEKALINDVILDPKGDHPESFKEFTSRTINGKQFHWIVTSRFEGLITINYYLKRDKDILVFSTQNRNVPEWTNPAYVIDDEPVHKDLRGMLATLKSATAADTTLEISLFYVNTTSPDFNVSCAATGKVTRIIPKTVATADAALKELFKGPTATEKSQGLISSFDKPLEGSTQDPKPLRDHYIGVTVKNGKATVNFKPDGMTYLNSTACMQESVKTSIEKTLKQFSSITEVVYAINGKVVTDWDA, from the coding sequence ATGAATAAGAAAATCATTGTCATCCTTTCAGTATTAGCCATAATCGTCTTTGCTGGCGCTGTTATTATTTCTGTAAATAAAAACTCAAATTCTGTACCTGTAGCAACAAATACAGGCTCAACAACACCAACAGGAAGTTCAAGTACATCAACACCTACAACAGGTGGTACTGCTACTACAACTCCTAATGTAAAAACATACAACAATACTACTCACGCATTCTCATTTCAGTATCCAGCAACGTATCGAGATACAACAGCAGAACGAAGTTCAAACATCCCACTTCTTTCACTTGAAAAAGGTGAGACTGCTATTGCTATAAAAAGAATAGTTCCAACTGCATCTCAAACATATGAGAAAGCCCTTATTAATGATGTGATTCTTGATCCAAAGGGAGATCATCCAGAATCATTTAAAGAATTTACATCACGAACTATAAATGGAAAGCAATTCCATTGGATTGTTACAAGTAGATTTGAAGGATTGATTACGATTAATTATTATTTGAAACGAGACAAAGATATTCTAGTTTTCTCAACTCAAAATCGAAATGTGCCTGAATGGACAAACCCTGCATATGTTATAGATGATGAACCTGTGCACAAAGATTTGCGTGGAATGCTTGCAACATTGAAATCTGCAACAGCTGCAGATACAACACTAGAAATTAGTTTGTTCTATGTGAATACTACAAGTCCTGATTTTAATGTATCATGCGCTGCAACTGGAAAAGTTACGAGAATAATACCTAAGACTGTTGCAACAGCTGATGCTGCACTAAAAGAATTATTTAAGGGACCAACAGCAACAGAAAAATCCCAAGGACTTATATCTTCATTTGATAAACCACTTGAAGGTTCGACTCAAGATCCAAAACCACTTCGTGATCACTATATTGGTGTGACGGTAAAAAATGGAAAGGCAACAGTTAACTTTAAACCCGACGGTATGACTTATTTAAACTCAACTGCATGCATGCAGGAGAGTGTAAAAACATCAATTGAGAAAACACTAAAGCAGTTCTCATCAATTACTGAAGTTGTGTATGCAATCAATGGGAAAGTTGTAACAGATTGGGATGCTTAA
- the gap gene encoding type I glyceraldehyde-3-phosphate dehydrogenase, translating to MNKIRVAINGAGRIGRAFYKVASKREEMEIVALNDLADINNIAYLLKYDSAYGISDFEVSVKDPNTLVINGKEVKYLNVKDPATAPWKDLNIDVVVESTGLFTSYEKAQGHITAGAKKVVISAPVKDAPTGDIKGGTHLMGINADSISSVDISSNASCTTNAGSPLIAILHESIGIEKAMLNTIHAYTASQAIVDGISKKDYREGRAAAQNIVPSSTGAAVAVTQVIPDLKGKFDGISVRVPVVVGSIVDITFIAKKNTTAEEVNKILEDASKTDRWKRTFSVTKEQLVSSDIVGSHYASIADLAFTRVVDGNLVKVMAWYDNEMGYTYTLVDHVAMIGGAMK from the coding sequence ATGAATAAAATCAGAGTTGCAATCAATGGCGCCGGACGAATTGGCCGAGCATTTTACAAAGTAGCCTCAAAGCGAGAGGAGATGGAAATCGTAGCTCTCAACGATTTGGCTGATATCAATAATATTGCCTATCTTCTTAAATATGACTCAGCATACGGTATTAGTGATTTTGAAGTTTCAGTAAAAGATCCAAACACTCTTGTGATTAACGGAAAGGAAGTGAAGTACTTAAATGTGAAGGATCCTGCTACAGCTCCATGGAAAGATTTAAATATAGATGTTGTGGTGGAATCAACAGGACTTTTCACAAGTTATGAAAAAGCTCAGGGACATATTACTGCAGGTGCAAAGAAAGTTGTTATCTCAGCACCAGTAAAAGATGCGCCAACAGGGGATATCAAGGGAGGAACACACTTGATGGGTATCAATGCAGATAGTATTTCTTCAGTTGATATTTCATCAAATGCATCATGTACAACAAATGCAGGATCACCACTTATTGCTATTCTTCACGAATCAATTGGTATAGAGAAAGCAATGCTAAATACCATCCACGCTTACACAGCATCTCAGGCAATCGTGGACGGAATTAGTAAAAAAGATTACCGAGAAGGCCGAGCAGCAGCACAAAACATTGTGCCATCTTCAACAGGAGCCGCAGTTGCCGTAACTCAAGTTATTCCAGATCTTAAAGGAAAGTTTGATGGTATCTCAGTACGAGTACCTGTAGTTGTAGGATCTATTGTAGACATTACATTTATTGCAAAGAAAAATACAACTGCAGAAGAAGTAAATAAGATTCTTGAAGATGCTTCAAAGACCGACCGATGGAAGCGAACTTTTTCAGTTACAAAAGAACAGCTTGTGTCATCTGATATTGTAGGAAGTCACTATGCATCTATTGCAGATCTTGCGTTCACACGAGTTGTTGATGGAAACCTTGTGAAAGTAATGGCATGGTACGACAACGAAATGGGATACACATATACCCTTGTAGACCACGTAGCAATGATTGGTGGAGCAATGAAATAA
- a CDS encoding LemA family protein — MMYILLAIVAVIVLWFIVAYNGFVSLINRAKEAWADIDVQLKRRYDLIPNLVNTVKGYATHESSAFENVTKARAAAIGAQNINEKGEAENMLSGALKSLFAVAEAYPDLKANQNFLELQRELSDTENKIQAARRFYNGNVRDLNTKAESFPSNIVAKTFSFGKMEFFELGADEAAARNPVEVKF, encoded by the coding sequence ATGATGTACATACTTTTAGCCATTGTAGCGGTAATAGTTCTATGGTTTATCGTTGCATACAACGGTTTTGTCAGTCTTATTAATCGTGCAAAAGAAGCATGGGCTGACATTGATGTGCAGCTCAAACGACGGTATGACCTTATCCCAAATCTTGTAAATACGGTAAAGGGATATGCAACGCATGAAAGTTCAGCATTTGAAAATGTAACAAAGGCTCGAGCAGCAGCAATTGGTGCGCAAAATATTAATGAAAAAGGGGAAGCAGAAAATATGCTCTCTGGTGCATTAAAATCACTCTTTGCAGTTGCCGAAGCATATCCAGATTTGAAAGCCAATCAAAACTTCCTCGAACTTCAGCGAGAACTTTCAGACACAGAAAATAAAATTCAAGCAGCTCGACGATTCTACAACGGTAATGTGCGAGACTTAAACACAAAGGCAGAATCATTTCCTTCAAACATTGTGGCAAAAACATTCAGCTTTGGAAAAATGGAATTCTTTGAACTTGGTGCAGATGAAGCAGCAGCACGAAACCCAGTAGAAGTTAAATTCTAA
- a CDS encoding DUF2207 domain-containing protein: MTQAQRTCSRFLKSSIILLCAFVVFGSAYSIAQAQTSDRSYKYESIYYSYSINKDSSVDARETQTYIFQGTYHAAERIIPLNKIDDITDISVVDATTGTPLIYSTEPIDKNDPASWGKYTVTLENSNYYIRWYYDLTDTTHTWIVSYKLHGAITFLKEKDEFYWNLFERYDVPIAQSKISVMLPDHSFGTKGMNVQLYASGGITGSSGIVNSRLFEFTAENIQPGQPVTIAAGWAKGIVSRASYWKYFLFQYLPYVIAILVAIGSLIIGLLHWYFTEKHNVGRGTIIPEYEPPQNLRPAMAEALVKEGISNKAWAATIVDLAVRGYVKISEESSSVWNKMVYVIPIAFFGLFLALFVIPSLVEGDFLGALIFGGFVVLIIFFRFMGGKLNLAPKDYIIERLKDPVGDPHLENYEKSFIGILGTRFSTKDMKRASKSTKSEMASAMRDLKTDLYAETDLDTRAYSVPLSHSKYIGYAFGSLFLIAWVVGFFMENIPGVTFATGIPGSYIFSGIVCFISLGFLFLYIKFNPRLSEEGAILREKWLGFKMYLETAERYRMQNLTPELFEKYLPYAIIFGVEKKWARSFESINITPPSWFVGPAYIGSTGIASSVGASSFSASAFSSSFSSSLTSSFSSAGGGASGGGGSSGGGGGGGGGGAS, encoded by the coding sequence ATGACACAAGCACAGAGGACATGCTCTCGATTTTTAAAGAGTAGCATCATACTGCTCTGTGCTTTTGTTGTATTTGGAAGTGCATATTCTATTGCTCAAGCCCAAACTTCTGATCGAAGCTATAAATATGAATCCATCTATTATTCATATTCAATAAATAAAGATTCATCTGTTGATGCACGAGAAACTCAAACATATATATTTCAGGGAACGTATCATGCTGCAGAGCGAATAATCCCACTTAATAAAATAGATGACATTACTGATATTTCAGTCGTAGATGCTACGACAGGTACACCACTTATATATAGTACAGAGCCAATAGATAAAAATGATCCAGCAAGCTGGGGGAAATACACAGTCACTCTAGAAAACAGCAATTATTATATACGTTGGTATTACGACCTTACTGATACTACTCATACGTGGATAGTGTCATATAAGCTTCACGGAGCAATTACATTCCTTAAAGAGAAAGATGAGTTCTATTGGAATTTATTTGAAAGGTATGATGTGCCTATAGCACAGAGTAAAATTTCTGTAATGCTTCCCGATCATTCTTTTGGAACTAAAGGAATGAATGTTCAGCTGTATGCAAGTGGTGGAATTACGGGTAGCTCTGGTATTGTGAATTCTCGGTTGTTTGAATTTACTGCAGAGAATATCCAACCTGGTCAGCCTGTAACAATTGCCGCAGGTTGGGCAAAAGGAATTGTATCTAGGGCTTCGTATTGGAAATATTTCTTGTTCCAGTATTTACCATATGTAATTGCAATTCTTGTTGCTATTGGATCACTTATTATTGGACTCCTTCATTGGTACTTTACTGAGAAACATAATGTGGGCCGTGGCACTATTATCCCAGAATATGAACCTCCACAAAACTTGCGTCCTGCAATGGCAGAAGCACTCGTAAAAGAGGGAATAAGCAATAAAGCATGGGCTGCAACAATAGTTGATTTGGCAGTTCGTGGTTATGTGAAAATTTCAGAAGAAAGTTCAAGCGTATGGAATAAAATGGTGTATGTTATTCCCATAGCTTTTTTCGGGCTATTTTTAGCACTATTTGTTATCCCATCTCTAGTTGAAGGTGACTTTCTTGGAGCACTAATTTTTGGGGGATTTGTTGTCTTGATAATCTTTTTTAGATTTATGGGTGGGAAATTAAATTTGGCTCCTAAAGATTACATTATTGAAAGACTGAAAGATCCTGTAGGTGATCCTCACCTTGAGAATTATGAAAAGAGTTTCATTGGCATTTTAGGAACACGTTTTTCTACAAAGGATATGAAACGAGCTAGTAAATCAACTAAATCTGAGATGGCCTCAGCTATGAGAGATCTAAAAACAGATTTGTATGCAGAAACAGATCTTGATACTCGTGCCTATTCAGTGCCATTGTCACATTCTAAATATATAGGATATGCATTTGGATCTTTGTTTCTCATTGCATGGGTCGTTGGATTCTTTATGGAAAATATTCCCGGGGTAACTTTTGCAACAGGAATCCCAGGAAGTTATATTTTTTCTGGAATAGTATGTTTCATATCTCTTGGTTTCTTGTTCTTGTATATAAAATTTAATCCGCGGTTATCAGAAGAGGGAGCAATCTTACGAGAGAAATGGTTGGGATTCAAAATGTACTTAGAAACAGCAGAACGATATAGAATGCAAAATCTTACTCCAGAACTATTTGAAAAATATCTACCATATGCCATTATATTCGGGGTTGAAAAGAAATGGGCTCGATCATTTGAAAGTATCAACATTACACCTCCGTCTTGGTTTGTAGGCCCAGCCTATATTGGATCAACTGGTATCGCAAGCTCTGTAGGGGCATCATCATTCTCAGCCTCAGCGTTCTCATCTTCATTTTCTTCAAGTCTCACATCATCATTCTCAAGTGCAGGTGGTGGTGCATCAGGTGGCGGTGGAAGCTCAGGTGGCGGCGGAGGAGGAGGTGGTGGAGGTGCTAGTTAA
- the nfi gene encoding deoxyribonuclease V (cleaves DNA at apurinic or apyrimidinic sites): MTPQEAIKIQQELRHKVVIQKFDREVTYIGGADVSLNMFSKTIYAGIIVLKFPELTPVTHAVVQSETTFPYIPGLLSFREAPALIECWNKLTIKPDVLMVDGQGIAHPRRIGIASHIGVLLDIPTIGCAKSPLYGDFEEVSKVVGSMSYIHDRYSKHEILGVAYRSKERSKPLIISPGHRMDVENVFSITKECVKKYRLPEPTRLAHDLVNKFRTGEITE, from the coding sequence ATGACACCACAAGAAGCAATTAAAATTCAACAAGAGTTGCGACACAAAGTTGTGATTCAAAAATTTGATAGAGAAGTTACCTATATTGGTGGAGCAGATGTATCCCTCAATATGTTTTCAAAAACTATATATGCTGGAATAATTGTTTTAAAATTTCCTGAGCTCACACCGGTTACTCATGCAGTAGTACAAAGCGAAACAACATTTCCGTATATTCCTGGCTTGCTTTCATTTAGAGAAGCACCGGCACTTATTGAATGCTGGAATAAACTCACTATAAAACCAGATGTACTTATGGTGGATGGGCAAGGTATCGCTCATCCGCGAAGAATTGGGATTGCATCTCATATTGGAGTGCTCTTAGATATTCCAACAATCGGTTGTGCTAAGTCGCCGTTGTATGGAGATTTTGAAGAAGTCAGTAAAGTAGTAGGAAGTATGTCATATATACATGACAGATACAGTAAACATGAGATACTAGGTGTAGCTTATAGAAGTAAAGAACGATCAAAACCGCTCATTATTTCTCCGGGGCATAGAATGGATGTTGAAAATGTATTTAGTATTACAAAAGAATGTGTGAAGAAATACCGATTGCCAGAACCCACACGTTTAGCTCATGATCTTGTAAACAAATTTAGAACGGGAGAAATAACAGAATAA
- a CDS encoding TPM domain-containing protein — MNIKKCMVQIARSLCLITLILCMPFFAHAYVSPGAPTGHVNDFAQILTVEQRQELEARLTTYTQQTTHEIAVVTIPALTDETIETYAEKLFQEWGIGKTKQDNGVLLLISRDDRKLRIEVGYGLEPELTDAESSSIIRNIITPEFQKGNYYSGISNGVTKMTEAINADLSALPEAGGNRNFGSFSSFIPFLFIPISIFMWLMSVMARSRSWWAGGIFGGIVGAILLAIGFAVAVIPVLVILGLLLDFIVSRGYQKSRNYDTRPPWWTGGGWGGGFGGGSSGGGGFGGFGGGRSGGGGSSGSW, encoded by the coding sequence ATGAATATAAAAAAATGCATGGTACAGATTGCTCGAAGTTTGTGTCTTATTACTTTGATTCTGTGCATGCCTTTTTTTGCACATGCGTATGTTAGTCCTGGAGCTCCTACTGGACATGTAAATGATTTTGCTCAGATTCTCACAGTAGAACAACGACAAGAACTTGAAGCGCGCTTAACTACCTATACGCAGCAGACTACTCATGAGATTGCTGTAGTTACAATTCCTGCTCTTACTGACGAAACAATAGAGACATATGCAGAAAAACTGTTTCAAGAATGGGGAATTGGAAAAACAAAGCAAGATAATGGAGTGCTATTACTTATTTCTCGAGATGATAGAAAATTACGAATAGAAGTAGGTTATGGCTTGGAACCAGAACTAACTGATGCTGAATCAAGTAGCATCATAAGAAATATTATTACTCCAGAATTCCAAAAAGGGAATTACTATAGTGGGATTTCAAATGGAGTTACCAAAATGACAGAAGCGATTAATGCAGATCTTTCTGCATTGCCGGAAGCAGGAGGTAATAGAAACTTTGGTTCGTTCTCATCATTTATTCCGTTTCTGTTTATTCCAATTTCTATTTTTATGTGGCTCATGAGTGTCATGGCTCGTTCACGGTCATGGTGGGCTGGGGGTATATTTGGAGGAATTGTTGGTGCAATTTTATTAGCAATAGGATTTGCTGTCGCTGTAATACCGGTACTTGTAATACTAGGACTTTTGCTTGATTTCATAGTGTCACGTGGGTATCAAAAGAGTAGAAACTACGATACACGGCCGCCATGGTGGACAGGAGGTGGTTGGGGCGGAGGATTTGGTGGTGGAAGTAGCGGAGGGGGCGGCTTCGGAGGATTTGGCGGTGGTCGTTCTGGAGGAGGAGGCTCTAGTGGTAGCTGGTAA
- a CDS encoding LemA family protein, translating into MLIKNQIKNKGAIGISAIIGIIVVILIIVGVMLMSSYNKLVTLNTQVDTQWSQVETQYQRRFDLIPNLVESAKAVMTQEQEVFTAIAEARTRYAGATTPDAKAAAAGELEQGLGRLLAIVENYPQLRSSETVQTLMAQLEGTENRISVERGRYNTSVQDYNLAVRRFPGSLMAGLFGFDARTPFAADQGAESAPKVQF; encoded by the coding sequence ATGCTAATAAAAAATCAGATAAAAAATAAAGGCGCGATAGGTATATCAGCAATTATTGGAATTATAGTTGTAATTCTTATCATTGTAGGTGTTATGCTCATGTCGAGCTACAACAAATTGGTAACACTTAATACTCAAGTAGATACGCAGTGGTCACAAGTGGAAACTCAATATCAACGAAGATTTGATTTGATTCCAAATCTTGTTGAATCAGCAAAAGCTGTGATGACTCAAGAACAAGAAGTGTTTACTGCAATTGCAGAGGCTCGCACACGATATGCAGGTGCGACAACACCAGATGCTAAAGCTGCTGCAGCAGGAGAGCTTGAACAAGGACTTGGACGATTGCTCGCTATTGTAGAGAATTATCCTCAGCTTCGATCATCAGAAACAGTACAAACATTGATGGCCCAGCTTGAAGGTACAGAAAATAGAATTAGTGTTGAGCGAGGACGATACAATACATCTGTTCAAGATTACAATTTAGCGGTACGAAGATTCCCAGGATCACTTATGGCAGGATTATTTGGATTTGATGCACGAACTCCCTTTGCTGCAGATCAAGGTGCAGAATCAGCTCCAAAAGTTCAGTTTTAA
- a CDS encoding nucleoside triphosphate pyrophosphohydrolase yields MTLHYNKLVRDNVPNLARQQGEKVSVHYASDEEFWLKLKQKLQEEINEFAKLETMDSLADVLEVIDAICEFKKFDVRELNAVRENKAIEHGTFTKRVILDETEPDPTIPLPDPHDDI; encoded by the coding sequence ATGACACTCCACTACAACAAGCTCGTCCGCGATAATGTTCCAAATCTTGCTCGACAGCAAGGTGAGAAAGTATCTGTGCACTATGCCTCAGATGAAGAATTTTGGCTTAAACTAAAGCAAAAGCTTCAAGAAGAAATCAATGAGTTTGCAAAGCTTGAGACCATGGATTCTCTTGCAGATGTGCTTGAAGTAATTGATGCTATTTGTGAGTTTAAGAAATTTGATGTAAGAGAGCTCAATGCAGTTCGCGAAAATAAAGCTATAGAACATGGAACATTTACAAAACGGGTAATCCTTGATGAAACTGAACCGGATCCAACAATACCCTTACCAGATCCACATGATGATATATAA
- a CDS encoding zinc metalloprotease HtpX codes for MNIYHEQSKNVWKTWFLMIMFFAVIIGIGFGFAQAYNNSIILYIAVGFSFFMNIFSYWYSDKIVLKMYKAQEVTNESHPDLYNSVENLCITAGLPLPKIYVIPDAAPNAFATGRNKNHAAVAFSSGLLQMLNKSELEGVIAHELSHIGNRDILISTIVVVLVGFVSILADMFLHGAMWGGMNRDDDSKGNAISVIIGIALAILAPLAVTVIQLAISRKREYLADASGALLTRYPEGLASALEKISSYNRPMNHATQATAHMFIANPFGGLGKRAAGLFATHPPAEDRIRILRGMK; via the coding sequence ATGAATATTTATCACGAACAAAGTAAGAACGTCTGGAAGACATGGTTTCTCATGATCATGTTTTTTGCAGTGATCATTGGAATTGGATTTGGATTTGCTCAAGCATACAATAATTCTATTATTCTCTACATTGCAGTTGGATTTAGTTTTTTTATGAATATCTTTAGTTATTGGTATTCAGATAAAATTGTGCTGAAAATGTATAAAGCACAAGAAGTAACAAATGAAAGTCATCCTGATTTGTATAACAGTGTAGAAAATTTGTGCATTACTGCGGGATTACCTTTACCTAAGATTTATGTAATTCCTGATGCAGCACCCAATGCTTTTGCTACAGGGAGAAATAAAAATCATGCAGCAGTGGCATTTTCATCCGGGCTTTTGCAAATGCTTAATAAATCAGAACTTGAAGGAGTGATAGCTCACGAGCTTTCACATATTGGGAATAGAGATATTCTCATTTCAACTATTGTAGTTGTGCTTGTGGGATTTGTGAGTATTCTAGCTGACATGTTTTTGCACGGTGCGATGTGGGGAGGAATGAATCGTGATGATGACTCAAAAGGTAATGCAATCTCTGTTATTATTGGAATTGCATTAGCTATTTTAGCTCCATTAGCGGTAACTGTCATTCAGCTAGCTATCTCACGAAAAAGAGAATACCTTGCCGATGCATCTGGTGCACTGCTCACTCGATATCCAGAAGGACTTGCTTCAGCTCTTGAAAAAATTTCCTCTTACAACCGTCCTATGAATCATGCAACTCAAGCGACAGCGCATATGTTTATTGCAAATCCATTTGGAGGTCTAGGCAAACGTGCAGCAGGACTTTTTGCAACTCATCCACCTGCAGAAGATCGAATTAGAATTTTGCGAGGAATGAAATAA